A window of Oligoflexus sp. contains these coding sequences:
- a CDS encoding ABC transporter substrate-binding protein: MLKVLLVAILGLLPTLPCRAQTLEILTEEDPPYSFIQPDGTVSGAGVEIVKEIQKRIGNTDPIHVVPWARAYLNIQKRPNVVVFTMSRTKARDPLFYWVGPILENNWVIIARKDSKIHIKSLEDAMTLKSIGVVRGYAWTEYMEQKDFKNLHIATSHSSNARMLNSGRVQAMLSTDLTYRSVLRAENLNPDEFEVILNVKNVKMYVALSKKTSEAIVKKWQAGFQAMKDDGTFRKILQTWVPASNMPEYEEPAD, encoded by the coding sequence GTGCTGAAGGTGCTTCTTGTTGCCATTCTTGGCCTGCTGCCGACCCTTCCTTGCAGGGCCCAGACTCTTGAAATTCTGACCGAAGAAGATCCTCCCTATAGCTTTATTCAACCGGACGGCACAGTAAGCGGCGCCGGGGTTGAGATCGTCAAGGAAATTCAAAAGCGCATCGGAAATACCGACCCCATTCACGTCGTGCCTTGGGCACGCGCCTACCTCAACATTCAAAAGCGACCCAATGTCGTCGTGTTCACGATGTCCCGCACCAAAGCCCGTGATCCGCTCTTTTATTGGGTAGGTCCGATCCTGGAAAACAATTGGGTGATCATAGCCAGGAAGGATTCGAAGATTCATATCAAATCCCTGGAAGATGCCATGACCCTTAAGTCGATCGGTGTCGTGCGGGGCTATGCCTGGACCGAATATATGGAGCAGAAAGATTTCAAGAATCTGCACATTGCCACTTCACACAGCTCCAACGCCAGGATGCTGAATTCAGGGCGGGTGCAGGCGATGCTCAGCACAGATCTCACCTACAGATCCGTACTCAGGGCCGAGAACCTGAATCCTGATGAGTTCGAAGTCATCCTGAACGTTAAGAACGTGAAGATGTATGTCGCACTAAGCAAGAAAACCTCCGAGGCCATCGTAAAAAAGTGGCAGGCCGGCTTTCAAGCCATGAAAGATGATGGAACTTTCCGCAAAATACTTCAGACCTGGGTCCCTGCTTCCAACATGCCGGAATATGAAGAGCCTGCGGATTAA
- a CDS encoding IS1380 family transposase, with amino-acid sequence MPRQRIASGASGVDKFRALLLGFSSGAECLEDMDRLRSDPMFREVNGTLVGSTSYGDYLRKFSGFHLQRLNQELCRLAGEFHIRSRSAERLILDIDSTGHEQHGEKMEGLAYNYKKEWGLDSIEVFDQKGFLYYMNVREGNAFTADDAPFVISEVSRHLPRHAARQQPLLRAYSGYCNNAVFKACEENGFGFLVAMRENLYSPLLRRRIKWRKAKGAELEKEEAEVGESLYYSKMCEKVFRVIFIRRPRTGEREIFADWHWTYQAYVTTESSSELSAEDAVELYRQRGNAENFIRELKNGFDLHHFPCQKLKANRAYGLIAAFAYNFMGFVGLVMSPTKPMFSKRIRFALVNLACQVVRRARRTVFIFPRRYEKEVKRCLMNIRLTLGYGLQVPRGKPP; translated from the coding sequence CTGCCTCGCCAGCGGATAGCCTCGGGGGCTTCAGGGGTTGATAAGTTTCGTGCTCTTTTGCTGGGCTTTTCGAGCGGAGCGGAATGTCTGGAGGATATGGACAGGCTTCGCAGTGATCCGATGTTCCGCGAGGTCAACGGCACGCTTGTCGGCTCGACGAGTTATGGCGATTATCTGCGCAAGTTTTCGGGATTTCATCTGCAGCGTTTGAATCAGGAGCTTTGTCGTTTGGCCGGGGAATTCCATATTCGCAGCCGTTCCGCAGAACGTTTGATCCTGGATATTGATTCGACGGGCCACGAGCAGCATGGCGAAAAGATGGAGGGGCTGGCCTATAACTACAAGAAGGAGTGGGGCCTTGACTCAATTGAAGTTTTTGATCAGAAGGGTTTTCTCTATTACATGAACGTCCGGGAGGGCAATGCTTTCACCGCTGATGATGCCCCGTTTGTGATCAGTGAGGTGTCGCGCCATCTGCCGCGCCATGCAGCGCGCCAGCAGCCTTTGCTGCGCGCGTATTCCGGCTACTGCAACAACGCCGTGTTCAAGGCGTGTGAGGAAAACGGCTTTGGGTTTTTGGTGGCGATGCGGGAGAATCTTTACAGCCCACTTTTGCGTCGACGCATTAAATGGCGAAAGGCAAAGGGCGCGGAGCTGGAGAAGGAGGAGGCCGAGGTTGGCGAGTCGCTCTACTATTCAAAAATGTGCGAGAAGGTTTTTCGGGTGATCTTCATCCGAAGGCCACGCACAGGTGAGCGCGAGATCTTCGCCGACTGGCACTGGACTTATCAGGCCTATGTCACCACGGAAAGCAGTTCGGAGCTGTCAGCCGAGGATGCTGTTGAGCTATACCGCCAGCGCGGAAACGCGGAGAATTTTATCCGCGAACTGAAGAATGGTTTCGATCTTCATCATTTTCCCTGTCAGAAGTTGAAGGCCAATCGCGCCTATGGTTTGATTGCTGCGTTCGCGTATAATTTCATGGGCTTTGTGGGGCTGGTCATGAGCCCGACGAAGCCGATGTTTTCAAAGCGAATTCGATTTGCTCTGGTCAACCTTGCCTGTCAGGTGGTGCGAAGGGCAAGGCGGACTGTTTTTATATTTCCCAGGCGATATGAAAAGGAGGTGAAGCGTTGTCTTATGAACATAAGACTCACGTTGGGTTATGGGTTACAGGTCCCGCGAGGAAAACCACCTTGA
- a CDS encoding cupin domain-containing protein yields the protein MPVLSAPSGPTHALPGTTFTSLATPTRGTVCNSLWKVEIQPGTVPTAHQVTREEIFVILAGSAQVRIADETALAKAGDVIVVPPHTSFEVSCHGSEPLQALCCLPVGGEARLKDGTTFIPPWAL from the coding sequence ATGCCTGTCTTATCCGCGCCTTCTGGCCCAACTCATGCCCTGCCTGGAACAACTTTCACATCCCTCGCAACGCCAACCCGTGGCACGGTCTGCAACAGTCTCTGGAAAGTGGAGATCCAGCCTGGTACGGTTCCGACGGCTCATCAGGTGACCCGCGAGGAAATTTTTGTAATTCTCGCTGGTTCAGCTCAGGTGAGAATTGCGGATGAAACTGCACTCGCCAAAGCTGGTGACGTTATCGTTGTGCCCCCTCATACCAGCTTCGAAGTCTCCTGTCACGGAAGCGAGCCTTTGCAGGCTCTCTGCTGTCTTCCTGTTGGCGGTGAAGCTCGTCTCAAGGACGGGACAACCTTCATCCCACCCTGGGCGCTTTAA
- a CDS encoding response regulator transcription factor, with amino-acid sequence MKQAKVFIVEDNLIFRMGLKELLSQDERFLCIGEADNGLNALSSLSRLEPDIVLLDLEMPRFDGVQFLRELWTLRRGLRVLILSQDSPKHRIQELLDLGIDGHIMKVEDSSEILRGLHALAEGQKYFSAKMGERYYDLLREYRLTAAAAPSTEHVVAKLSPREKQIALLIAEGKTNKDMARILECSEHTIKCHKANLMRKMGVQNSAEVVAWTSRVRLL; translated from the coding sequence ATGAAACAAGCAAAAGTTTTTATCGTTGAAGACAACTTGATTTTTCGCATGGGTCTGAAAGAGCTCCTGAGTCAGGACGAACGGTTCCTTTGCATTGGAGAGGCGGATAATGGGCTGAATGCCTTGTCCAGTCTGTCCAGGCTGGAACCTGACATTGTCCTTTTGGATCTGGAAATGCCCCGCTTCGACGGTGTTCAGTTCCTGCGCGAGCTTTGGACTCTGCGTCGGGGCTTACGCGTCCTGATCCTTTCCCAGGATTCTCCAAAGCACCGCATCCAGGAACTTCTGGATCTGGGGATTGATGGGCATATCATGAAGGTCGAAGACAGTTCAGAAATCCTGCGTGGACTGCATGCACTTGCCGAGGGGCAGAAATACTTCAGTGCAAAGATGGGCGAGCGCTATTACGACCTTTTACGTGAGTATCGACTGACTGCCGCAGCCGCGCCATCCACGGAGCATGTTGTGGCTAAACTTTCCCCGCGCGAAAAGCAGATTGCTCTTTTGATAGCCGAGGGCAAAACCAACAAAGATATGGCCAGAATTCTGGAATGTTCCGAGCATACCATCAAGTGTCATAAGGCTAATCTTATGCGCAAGATGGGTGTGCAGAATTCAGCCGAAGTGGTGGCCTGGACGTCTCGCGTCAGGCTTTTGTAA
- a CDS encoding helix-turn-helix transcriptional regulator: MPISFATDDDICQQIIEGCRQKRIALEMKQTDLAQKSGLSIATIKGFELGKSVNLMTLIKIMRALGELHRVENLVPELIVSPKSIFLEKQPKKKKRVRRATP; encoded by the coding sequence ATGCCCATCTCCTTCGCCACGGATGACGATATATGCCAGCAGATCATCGAAGGCTGCCGTCAGAAGCGCATCGCCCTGGAGATGAAGCAGACGGACCTGGCTCAGAAGTCCGGACTATCTATCGCTACCATCAAGGGTTTTGAACTCGGCAAATCGGTCAATCTCATGACCCTGATCAAAATCATGCGGGCTCTCGGTGAATTGCATCGGGTGGAAAACCTGGTCCCTGAATTGATCGTTTCACCGAAATCCATTTTTTTGGAAAAGCAGCCGAAAAAAAAGAAACGAGTGCGTCGTGCAACACCATAA
- a CDS encoding helix-turn-helix domain-containing protein, producing the protein MNTAHRIEINANTKQRTCFARAAGKARFSYNWALLSGRRNT; encoded by the coding sequence ATGAACACCGCCCATCGCATTGAAATCAACGCAAACACCAAGCAGAGAACGTGCTTTGCTCGCGCTGCCGGTAAGGCCCGCTTTTCCTACAACTGGGCATTGCTGAGTGGAAGAAGGAATACCTAG
- a CDS encoding type IV toxin-antitoxin system AbiEi family antitoxin domain-containing protein, whose translation MSEGEYLKPILEALSIWDRGVIHGLGWLSARGMNRVQVHRSCKAGELRRLGEGAFMRPSDDLHWAAAVEAMQTEFQYPVHVGGLSALELIGSSHFIRQSRREVQLVTYQKWNLPKWVRSNDWGVNFNLHRSRLFLGDVFLMEHREAGFHLAVSSRELAIFEHIDESNYKTSFESLENLMLGLRTMRSDHLQSLLEGCRSSKVKRIFLYMSEKLDMPYLRKLDTSRIDLGRGFREVIKGGHRDGKYQITVPREDEGSSF comes from the coding sequence ATTTCAGAGGGGGAATATCTGAAGCCAATACTGGAGGCATTATCCATATGGGATCGGGGGGTTATCCACGGTCTAGGGTGGTTATCGGCCCGAGGCATGAACCGAGTCCAAGTGCACCGTAGCTGCAAGGCAGGCGAGCTACGCCGTTTAGGAGAAGGCGCGTTTATGCGTCCATCGGATGACCTGCACTGGGCAGCAGCGGTGGAAGCCATGCAGACAGAGTTTCAATACCCTGTGCATGTTGGTGGTCTTAGCGCGTTGGAACTCATAGGTTCCAGCCATTTCATTCGGCAATCGCGCCGGGAAGTGCAATTGGTCACTTACCAAAAGTGGAATCTCCCTAAGTGGGTTCGTTCGAACGACTGGGGTGTGAATTTTAACCTTCATCGCTCCCGGCTCTTTTTGGGTGACGTGTTCCTGATGGAGCATAGAGAGGCCGGCTTTCATCTGGCAGTATCTAGCCGTGAATTGGCTATCTTCGAGCATATTGACGAAAGCAACTATAAAACTTCTTTTGAGTCGCTTGAGAATTTGATGCTGGGACTTCGCACAATGCGCTCGGATCATCTTCAAAGCCTGCTCGAAGGATGTCGATCGTCAAAGGTAAAGCGGATTTTCCTCTATATGTCGGAAAAGCTCGACATGCCCTATCTTCGAAAGCTCGACACCAGCCGAATAGATTTAGGTCGAGGGTTTCGCGAGGTAATAAAAGGCGGACACAGGGACGGAAAGTATCAGATTACAGTGCCTCGCGAAGACGAAGGGAGTTCGTTTTGA
- a CDS encoding TetR-like C-terminal domain-containing protein, which yields MTKNYHHGDLREALIAETLDMLRKDEVALIGFRELARRLDVSRTAPYRHFESVEHLLAVVAADGYEKFLEALEAVTEDATLSTKDRFLELGVAYVNFALENPAHYRLMFDPRFFQDERFQEVKQLSSKSFGHLKQTAAACLPLDATDEEKNHMANLAWASVHGMSRLFIDGQWQRVSKRKSYIRESCRKLLPILP from the coding sequence ATGACAAAAAATTATCATCACGGGGATCTCAGAGAGGCTCTGATTGCTGAGACATTGGACATGCTTCGGAAGGACGAGGTGGCTTTGATCGGCTTTCGTGAGCTGGCGCGGCGACTGGATGTTTCGCGCACAGCTCCCTATCGGCATTTTGAAAGTGTCGAGCATCTTCTTGCGGTGGTTGCCGCGGATGGCTATGAAAAATTTCTTGAAGCGCTGGAGGCTGTGACTGAAGACGCGACCTTAAGCACCAAGGACCGCTTCCTGGAACTGGGCGTGGCTTATGTGAACTTTGCTTTGGAAAACCCAGCCCATTATCGACTGATGTTTGATCCTCGGTTTTTTCAGGATGAACGCTTTCAGGAGGTCAAGCAGCTATCCTCAAAATCCTTCGGCCATTTGAAACAGACAGCCGCAGCCTGTCTTCCGCTTGATGCGACAGACGAGGAAAAAAATCATATGGCAAATCTAGCCTGGGCCTCTGTGCATGGAATGTCGCGGCTTTTCATTGACGGACAGTGGCAAAGAGTAAGCAAACGGAAATCTTATATTCGCGAATCCTGCCGCAAGCTGCTTCCCATTCTTCCCTGA
- a CDS encoding sensor histidine kinase, with the protein MPFDYVILNLIQWLSAFLMLGLAFYSLKFRSLPPAGALLVFFILCGVWSFFAALIPHVDDFGSKILLNRMKMLSPTLLPLSIIVIAHTLHGGSPWPRWVWALFSATPLIGLALIISPLHEQFIGNYRLLHYRGVDLLAFSNGPWFIIHNIQARIVTILSIFLILTAKRHLSPYHRLKTWLINLAIFAPFLIDSLAVIYYENLRFLQLTPALLAASAFMMAYAIFRRNILDVIPFARSQILDHTPDLYFVFDFKRHLVDFNVPAQTVFGLPPGIMGAPWDQVFGREPGLSDRIRSEDPCELHWQKDHEFYDIIQRPLQDGLVGRTGFLIIFKNVSLQKKVELELKEINQMKTKLLAVMGHDLQGSLSGLALTAENLAGKIECYHPQDLSALLETMHFSARSCVGLIDQLLIWSKSELGVLQISRRNFEVETLIEETLAFLQPAIVDKNIHVSLASKTRQPIASDWNLVQTVIRNLLANSIKFTPENGRIEIRIQDQNESLQVSVLDSGHGIVPELEEKIFDLNKENHSGLGLYLCAEFIKRLGGRIWSESSQGRGGIFHFTIPKTANSSD; encoded by the coding sequence ATGCCTTTTGATTATGTGATTCTCAACCTGATTCAATGGTTATCGGCCTTTCTGATGCTGGGTTTGGCCTTTTATAGTCTGAAGTTCCGCAGCCTGCCTCCGGCGGGAGCCCTCCTGGTCTTTTTCATCCTATGCGGCGTTTGGTCCTTTTTTGCTGCCCTGATTCCGCATGTGGACGATTTCGGAAGCAAAATCCTTTTGAATCGCATGAAAATGCTATCCCCGACTCTCCTTCCTCTCAGCATTATCGTGATCGCCCATACTCTGCACGGCGGATCCCCTTGGCCCAGATGGGTCTGGGCTCTGTTTTCAGCGACTCCGCTGATCGGCCTTGCTCTTATCATCAGTCCTCTGCATGAGCAGTTTATTGGCAACTATCGACTGCTTCACTACCGGGGTGTGGACCTCCTGGCTTTCTCGAATGGACCCTGGTTTATAATCCATAATATCCAGGCCAGAATTGTCACGATCCTTTCCATTTTTCTTATACTCACAGCCAAACGCCATCTGAGTCCCTACCACCGGCTGAAGACCTGGCTTATCAATCTGGCTATATTCGCGCCTTTTCTGATCGACAGCCTGGCTGTCATCTACTATGAAAATCTCCGCTTCCTGCAGCTGACGCCGGCCCTCCTCGCAGCATCCGCGTTTATGATGGCCTATGCGATCTTCCGGCGAAATATCCTGGACGTGATACCTTTTGCGAGGAGCCAGATCCTCGATCATACGCCCGATCTTTACTTCGTCTTTGACTTCAAGCGCCACCTCGTTGACTTCAACGTTCCAGCGCAAACCGTCTTTGGACTCCCTCCTGGCATTATGGGTGCTCCCTGGGATCAGGTCTTCGGCCGCGAACCTGGGCTTTCCGATCGCATTCGGTCCGAGGACCCTTGTGAACTGCACTGGCAGAAAGATCATGAGTTCTATGACATCATTCAAAGACCCCTGCAGGATGGGCTTGTTGGTCGCACCGGGTTTCTTATCATCTTCAAGAATGTCTCGCTGCAAAAGAAGGTGGAGTTGGAGTTAAAAGAAATCAATCAGATGAAAACAAAGCTTTTGGCCGTCATGGGGCATGATCTGCAAGGCTCCCTATCCGGTCTGGCTTTGACTGCCGAAAACCTCGCGGGAAAGATTGAGTGCTATCATCCCCAGGATCTGAGCGCTCTTTTGGAGACGATGCACTTCAGCGCCCGCAGCTGCGTGGGGCTGATCGACCAGCTCCTGATCTGGTCCAAATCAGAACTCGGAGTGCTCCAGATATCACGGCGGAACTTCGAGGTGGAGACCCTTATTGAGGAAACCCTGGCCTTTCTGCAGCCGGCGATCGTCGATAAGAACATCCATGTATCCCTGGCTTCCAAGACCCGGCAGCCCATTGCCTCCGACTGGAACCTGGTTCAGACTGTGATTCGTAACCTTCTGGCCAACTCTATCAAATTTACTCCCGAGAATGGCAGGATTGAAATCAGAATCCAGGATCAGAACGAGTCTCTCCAGGTCTCTGTTCTGGATTCCGGTCATGGCATTGTGCCTGAGCTTGAGGAAAAAATCTTCGACCTCAACAAGGAAAATCATTCCGGCCTTGGACTTTACCTTTGCGCCGAATTCATCAAGCGTCTGGGCGGCAGAATCTGGTCGGAAAGTAGCCAGGGGCGTGGCGGAATCTTTCATTTCACCATTCCCAAGACGGCCAATTCATCGGATTAA
- a CDS encoding type IV toxin-antitoxin system AbiEi family antitoxin, whose translation MNIEKSIKKSLNDFAKQTGLGIRIQSYWILASVDQAFDASIIIEVGGLEYPFWVNYNQQGKRKTKAEKIENVLEMGNLTREEKTKFLETKKPFLANNGEFSIPLTISNIKSHEARISKTPGKIESRAAENTLPSSESLAKFIHLLAATSQSAKRTQKIMADEVGISVAAVNKYLKELEASNYIVNDRARIRFVDPGKFLDLWAVEYIKKLRPGISKITFDHYDEKQYREFRAGSVMLKNGYWSAAKAADVVMKSELPERFIIYSDKPQEVVKDLRLRPSEAGKIEIRKKFWDFDWKEKTQGIVDLPLIYADLIDSGDPRDLKTAREIREIWIRSL comes from the coding sequence ATGAATATTGAGAAAAGTATCAAGAAATCCCTGAACGACTTCGCTAAGCAGACTGGTCTAGGAATTAGGATCCAAAGCTATTGGATACTCGCATCCGTTGACCAAGCCTTTGATGCCTCAATCATCATCGAAGTCGGAGGACTCGAGTATCCTTTTTGGGTGAATTATAACCAGCAAGGGAAACGAAAAACCAAAGCAGAAAAAATAGAAAATGTTCTCGAAATGGGAAACTTGACTAGAGAAGAGAAGACGAAGTTTTTGGAGACCAAAAAGCCTTTTCTAGCAAATAATGGTGAATTTTCAATTCCTCTTACGATCTCAAACATCAAATCCCACGAAGCAAGAATAAGCAAGACGCCGGGGAAAATCGAATCCCGGGCCGCAGAGAACACGCTGCCGTCATCTGAATCCCTGGCTAAATTTATTCATCTGCTTGCCGCAACATCTCAATCTGCGAAGAGAACTCAAAAGATTATGGCCGATGAAGTTGGAATCTCCGTTGCCGCAGTTAATAAGTATCTGAAGGAATTGGAGGCATCGAATTATATCGTCAACGATAGAGCTAGAATTCGCTTCGTCGATCCGGGCAAGTTTTTGGACCTTTGGGCAGTGGAATATATCAAAAAGCTTCGTCCTGGAATTAGCAAGATTACCTTTGATCATTATGACGAGAAGCAATACCGGGAATTTAGAGCGGGCTCCGTTATGCTCAAGAATGGCTATTGGAGCGCTGCGAAGGCTGCCGATGTCGTGATGAAATCAGAGCTTCCAGAGAGGTTCATCATATATAGTGATAAACCTCAGGAAGTCGTGAAGGATCTTCGCTTGCGCCCTTCAGAAGCAGGAAAAATCGAAATTCGGAAAAAATTCTGGGATTTTGACTGGAAGGAAAAGACGCAAGGAATAGTCGATCTTCCATTGATTTATGCTGACCTCATCGATAGTGGTGATCCAAGGGACTTGAAAACAGCAAGGGAAATACGTGAAATATGGATCCGAAGCCTATAA
- a CDS encoding type II toxin-antitoxin system HipA family toxin: MQHHKSIRVNLWGRTVGYLAMPDRSVVVFEYEKAFKESGWEISPFELPLNTTGIYKSPETSSTFQNLPGIIADCLPDSYGKAVIEGFYQKEFGWLPASITALDYLAYIGNRSIGALEFEPTVASQAPQHEHLEIQRLVDAARKTLQGKAHDVLPDLLKISASAGGRQAKALVDFNPRTQELRSGLEEPRADFIPCIIKFDGIRDGDEPNFYGRLEYVYTRLAERCGIQVPRVWLLEDDLEYGPAAHFIIERYDRSLQKEKTVHCASLCGLLLRDFRQKHSCDYETYFGLVQQLTRDASQLEEAFRRAAFNIIFRNQDDHTKNFGFCMSPQGLWHLAPAFDLNYVYGQGMASTHQMRFSGKDDDFTREDFVQVSKKFGMHRRKISKILNDVQEAAQNFEKQAHTAGLDEDFARGIAHRFRHF; encoded by the coding sequence GTGCAACACCATAAAAGCATCCGCGTCAATCTCTGGGGGCGAACCGTCGGCTATCTCGCAATGCCGGACAGAAGCGTGGTTGTCTTCGAGTATGAGAAAGCCTTCAAGGAATCGGGCTGGGAGATTTCCCCCTTTGAACTGCCACTGAATACAACCGGGATCTATAAATCCCCTGAAACTAGCTCCACGTTCCAAAACCTGCCGGGAATCATCGCCGATTGCCTGCCCGACAGCTACGGAAAGGCGGTGATCGAAGGGTTCTATCAGAAGGAATTCGGTTGGCTCCCGGCATCCATCACGGCCCTCGATTATCTCGCCTACATCGGTAACCGCTCGATCGGCGCTTTGGAATTCGAACCGACAGTGGCGTCGCAAGCCCCGCAGCACGAACATCTGGAGATACAAAGGCTGGTGGATGCCGCGCGCAAGACCTTACAGGGAAAAGCCCACGATGTCCTGCCCGATCTTCTGAAAATCAGTGCTTCCGCCGGTGGGCGACAGGCCAAGGCTCTGGTGGATTTTAATCCGCGAACTCAGGAACTCCGTTCCGGCCTGGAAGAGCCGCGGGCCGATTTCATCCCCTGCATCATCAAGTTCGATGGCATTCGGGATGGCGATGAACCCAATTTCTATGGCCGTTTGGAATATGTTTACACCCGCCTGGCGGAACGATGCGGAATTCAAGTACCCCGCGTGTGGCTCCTGGAGGATGATCTGGAATATGGGCCGGCAGCGCATTTCATCATCGAACGCTACGATCGCTCTCTGCAGAAGGAGAAGACCGTTCACTGCGCCAGCCTCTGCGGCTTGCTCCTGCGCGATTTCCGGCAGAAGCACAGCTGTGACTATGAAACTTATTTCGGTTTGGTCCAGCAGTTGACACGCGATGCATCACAGCTGGAAGAAGCCTTTCGGCGCGCCGCCTTCAATATCATCTTTCGCAACCAGGATGATCATACGAAGAATTTCGGCTTTTGCATGAGTCCCCAGGGCTTATGGCACCTCGCCCCTGCCTTCGATCTCAACTACGTCTATGGGCAGGGCATGGCATCCACGCATCAGATGCGTTTCTCCGGAAAGGACGATGATTTCACCCGCGAGGACTTCGTGCAGGTGAGCAAGAAATTCGGCATGCACCGCCGCAAGATCAGCAAGATCCTGAACGATGTGCAGGAAGCTGCCCAGAATTTCGAGAAACAAGCGCACACCGCAGGCTTGGATGAGGACTTCGCGCGCGGCATAGCCCACCGTTTCCGCCACTTTTAG
- a CDS encoding MarR family winged helix-turn-helix transcriptional regulator: MGESNPIPLARLMAMAFRYLIDQLHERLAQHGYRDIPPTFGYVLVAIREAPATSRDLAKNLGVTKQAASKIIEAMEHDGYVKRLEHPDDGRASLVALTRKGRNFLALVEDIYRDIETEWAAITGKERMESMREDIRRVMECTHGGSLPQIRVGPG, from the coding sequence ATGGGGGAATCCAATCCCATACCCTTGGCAAGACTGATGGCGATGGCCTTTCGTTACTTGATTGACCAGCTGCACGAGCGTCTGGCTCAGCATGGCTACCGGGACATTCCCCCTACCTTTGGCTATGTGCTCGTGGCTATACGTGAGGCCCCTGCCACGTCTCGTGACCTTGCGAAGAATCTGGGCGTCACCAAGCAGGCCGCTTCAAAAATCATCGAAGCCATGGAGCACGATGGCTATGTAAAGCGCCTTGAGCATCCCGATGACGGCAGGGCATCTCTGGTGGCGCTGACACGAAAAGGACGAAATTTTTTGGCTTTGGTGGAAGACATTTATAGAGACATCGAAACCGAATGGGCCGCCATCACGGGCAAGGAGCGGATGGAAAGCATGCGCGAGGATATTCGACGGGTGATGGAATGCACGCATGGAGGCAGTCTTCCTCAGATACGGGTGGGTCCTGGTTGA